One Micromonospora eburnea genomic region harbors:
- a CDS encoding ATP-dependent Clp protease ATP-binding subunit, producing the protein MMGPGDFGSDPWDEFLARYFGRGEGGRRPAHRVDITRLMTADAREMLADAARRAAQKHSNDLDTDHLLWAALQREPLRDLVRRAGADPDALVNALGGRGDGAPRGEVPPNLSLTPAAKRALLDAHQLSRAMGANYIGPEHILMALPLNPESPAGRMLAAGRIQPESLQAASAERGGTPRPDRGTPTLDQYGQDLTELARNDQIDPVIGRADEIEQAVEILSRRTKNNPVLIGEAGVGKTAIVEGLAERICDGDVPQTLIGKRVVQLDLPGLVAGTRYRGDFEERLKKVIDEIRAHRDELIIFLDEIHTLVGAGGAGSEGGMDASNMLKPALARGELRVIGATTLDEYRRSIEKDAALARRFQPVFVPEPSVEDTVTILRGLRDRYEAHHQVRFTDEALVAAAELADRYVTDRFLPDKAIDLIDQAGARVRLRTRTPAEDVRELERQLDEVRRNKDQSVADEQYERASELRDRVSELEDQIRRAKGEGEPSNVPTVGPTEIAEVVSRATGIPVNQLTEEERDRLLRLEGQLHEKVIGQDDAVQVVAEAVRRSRTGLADPNRPMGSFLFLGPTGVGKTELARALAEALFGEADRMVRVDMSEFQERHTVSRLVGAPPGYVGYEEAGQLTEAVRRRPYAVVLLDEIEKAHPDVFNILLQVLDDGRLTDSQGRTVNFKNTVLIMTSNLGSELITGTQRAVGFATGAPGQQEATELRERLMRRLQENFRPEFLNRIDEIIIFQRLEAQQLRQITELLLEETRRRLHAQDIQVDFTTAGVDWLAEHGYQPEFGARPLRRVIQREVDNRLSRMLLEDRISPGQRVTVDARDGQLSIEVAAGERGYTAAATSHPR; encoded by the coding sequence ATGATGGGACCCGGTGACTTCGGCTCCGACCCGTGGGACGAGTTCCTGGCCCGGTACTTCGGCCGGGGCGAGGGGGGACGCCGGCCGGCGCACCGGGTCGACATCACCCGGCTGATGACCGCCGACGCGCGGGAGATGCTCGCCGACGCGGCCCGCCGGGCCGCCCAGAAGCACAGCAACGACCTGGACACCGATCACCTGCTCTGGGCGGCGCTGCAACGCGAGCCGCTGCGCGACCTGGTACGCCGCGCCGGCGCGGACCCGGACGCCCTGGTCAACGCGCTCGGCGGGCGCGGCGACGGGGCGCCCCGGGGCGAGGTGCCGCCGAACCTGTCGCTCACCCCGGCGGCCAAGCGGGCGCTGCTCGACGCCCACCAGTTGTCCCGGGCGATGGGCGCCAACTACATCGGCCCCGAGCACATCCTGATGGCGTTGCCGCTGAACCCGGAGTCGCCGGCCGGGCGGATGCTCGCCGCCGGCCGGATCCAGCCGGAGTCGTTGCAGGCGGCCAGCGCGGAACGCGGGGGTACCCCGCGGCCCGACCGGGGCACGCCCACCCTCGACCAGTACGGCCAGGACCTCACCGAACTGGCCCGCAACGACCAGATCGACCCGGTGATCGGGCGGGCGGACGAGATCGAGCAGGCGGTGGAGATCCTGTCCCGCCGGACCAAGAACAACCCGGTGCTCATCGGCGAGGCCGGCGTCGGGAAGACCGCCATCGTGGAGGGGCTGGCCGAGCGGATCTGCGACGGGGACGTGCCGCAGACCCTGATCGGTAAGCGGGTGGTCCAGCTCGACCTGCCCGGCCTGGTCGCCGGCACCCGCTACCGGGGCGACTTCGAGGAACGGCTGAAGAAGGTGATCGACGAGATCCGGGCGCACCGCGACGAACTGATCATCTTCCTGGACGAGATCCACACGTTGGTCGGCGCGGGCGGCGCCGGCAGCGAGGGCGGCATGGACGCGTCCAACATGCTCAAGCCCGCCCTCGCGCGGGGCGAGCTGCGGGTGATCGGCGCGACCACGCTGGACGAGTACCGGCGCAGCATCGAGAAGGACGCCGCGCTGGCCCGCCGGTTCCAGCCGGTCTTCGTGCCCGAGCCGAGCGTCGAGGACACCGTCACCATCCTGCGCGGCCTGCGGGACCGCTACGAGGCGCACCACCAGGTCCGGTTCACCGACGAGGCCCTTGTCGCCGCCGCCGAGCTCGCCGACCGCTACGTCACCGACCGCTTCCTGCCGGACAAGGCGATCGACCTGATCGACCAGGCCGGCGCGCGGGTGCGGCTGCGTACCCGGACCCCCGCAGAGGACGTGCGGGAGCTGGAGCGGCAGCTCGACGAGGTACGCCGCAACAAGGACCAGTCGGTCGCCGACGAGCAGTACGAGCGCGCCTCCGAACTGCGCGACCGGGTGTCCGAACTGGAGGACCAGATCCGCCGCGCGAAGGGGGAGGGCGAGCCGTCGAACGTGCCGACGGTCGGGCCGACCGAGATCGCCGAGGTGGTCTCCCGGGCCACCGGGATCCCGGTCAACCAGCTCACCGAGGAGGAACGGGACCGGCTGCTGCGCCTGGAGGGCCAGCTGCACGAGAAGGTGATCGGCCAGGACGACGCGGTCCAGGTGGTCGCCGAGGCGGTCCGGCGCTCGCGTACCGGGCTGGCCGACCCGAACCGGCCGATGGGCAGCTTCCTCTTCCTCGGCCCCACCGGGGTCGGCAAGACCGAACTGGCCCGGGCCCTGGCCGAGGCGCTCTTCGGCGAGGCGGACCGGATGGTCCGGGTGGACATGAGCGAGTTCCAGGAGCGGCACACGGTCAGCCGGCTGGTCGGCGCCCCGCCCGGCTACGTCGGCTACGAGGAGGCCGGTCAGCTCACCGAGGCGGTCCGCCGCCGCCCGTACGCGGTGGTGCTGCTCGACGAGATCGAGAAGGCGCACCCGGACGTGTTCAACATCCTGCTCCAGGTGCTCGACGACGGCCGGCTCACCGACAGCCAGGGCCGGACGGTCAACTTCAAGAACACCGTACTGATCATGACGAGCAACCTGGGCTCGGAGCTGATCACCGGCACCCAGCGTGCGGTCGGCTTCGCCACCGGCGCACCCGGCCAGCAGGAGGCGACCGAGCTGCGGGAGCGGCTGATGCGCCGGCTCCAGGAGAACTTCCGGCCAGAGTTCCTCAACCGGATCGACGAGATCATCATCTTCCAGCGGCTGGAGGCGCAGCAGCTGCGCCAGATCACCGAGCTGCTGCTGGAGGAGACCCGTCGCCGGCTGCACGCCCAGGACATCCAGGTCGACTTCACCACCGCCGGGGTGGACTGGCTCGCCGAGCACGGCTACCAGCCGGAGTTCGGCGCCCGCCCGCTGCGCCGGGTGATCCAGCGGGAGGTCGACAACCGGCTCTCCCGGATGCTGCTGGAGGACCGGATCTCACCCGGACAACGGGTCACCGTCGACGCGCGGGACGGTCAGCTCTCCATCGAGGTGGCCGCCGGCGAGCGCGGCTACACCGCCGCCGCGACGTCCCATCCACGATGA
- a CDS encoding DUF3140 domain-containing protein, with product MVREQRVDPEVDVLWDDFHALVNVPSEQLRQWLLTRGSGEESFGPDPNMDLPEPGRHILRVLSKRKVDLTREDIEVMQEAVDRIQSLIETRPTAGNTDNEWRYSLLDLGHDVLVER from the coding sequence ATGGTACGCGAACAGCGCGTGGATCCCGAGGTGGACGTGCTCTGGGACGACTTCCACGCCCTGGTGAACGTCCCCTCCGAGCAGTTGCGCCAGTGGCTGCTGACCCGGGGCTCGGGCGAGGAGTCGTTCGGCCCCGACCCGAACATGGACCTGCCCGAGCCCGGCCGCCACATCCTGCGGGTGCTGAGCAAGCGCAAGGTGGACCTCACCCGCGAGGACATCGAGGTGATGCAGGAGGCCGTCGACCGCATCCAGTCCCTCATCGAGACGCGGCCGACCGCGGGCAACACCGACAACGAGTGGCGGTACTCGCTGCTCGACCTCGGCCACGACGTCCTCGTCGAACGCTGA
- a CDS encoding LysR family transcriptional regulator, translated as MNLELRHLRVVCAIAETGSVTKAASALGLAQPALTAQLQRIERTLGGPLFERDRRGARPTALGELVLDRARVLLPAMKGLQDEAARLAGAGDPLSRYRFGGVNSPILGRLVHRLAAERPDMGITTYASWWVDELAQLVAGGRLDFALTGACGDASPSAAFGLTWREVAVDPVFVLLPQHHPLADRDEVRLADLRREQWVAAPGDGCFGDCFAAACARAGFTPRKVYETDVRGCVDLVDAGEGVALCQATFRPPAGLVTRRLAGAPLRWRLLLGWHPDAPAARVAEAVLETAVAAYTDALANHPDYLAWLLRHPDFGAQPAAAGGVRTA; from the coding sequence ATGAACCTGGAGCTGCGACACCTGCGGGTGGTCTGCGCGATCGCGGAGACGGGGAGCGTCACCAAGGCGGCCTCGGCGCTCGGCCTGGCCCAGCCGGCGCTGACCGCCCAGCTCCAGCGCATCGAGCGGACCCTCGGCGGCCCGCTGTTCGAACGGGACCGTCGCGGCGCCCGCCCCACCGCGCTCGGCGAGCTGGTGCTGGACCGGGCCCGGGTGCTGCTCCCCGCGATGAAGGGCCTCCAGGACGAGGCGGCCCGGCTGGCCGGCGCGGGAGACCCGCTGAGCCGGTACCGGTTCGGCGGGGTGAACAGCCCGATCCTCGGCCGGCTGGTGCACCGGCTCGCCGCCGAGCGGCCGGACATGGGGATCACCACGTACGCGTCCTGGTGGGTGGACGAGCTGGCCCAACTGGTGGCCGGCGGCCGGCTCGACTTCGCACTGACCGGGGCGTGCGGGGACGCCAGCCCGTCGGCGGCGTTCGGGCTGACCTGGCGGGAGGTGGCCGTCGACCCGGTCTTCGTGCTCCTGCCGCAGCACCACCCGCTGGCCGACCGGGACGAGGTTCGCCTGGCGGATCTGCGGCGCGAACAGTGGGTGGCGGCGCCCGGAGACGGGTGCTTCGGTGACTGCTTCGCCGCCGCCTGCGCCCGCGCCGGCTTCACCCCGCGCAAGGTCTACGAGACGGATGTACGCGGCTGCGTGGACCTGGTCGACGCGGGCGAGGGGGTGGCGCTCTGCCAGGCCACCTTCCGGCCGCCCGCCGGGCTGGTCACCCGACGGCTGGCCGGGGCGCCGCTGCGCTGGCGGCTGCTGCTGGGCTGGCACCCGGACGCGCCGGCCGCCCGGGTCGCCGAGGCGGTGCTGGAGACGGCGGTGGCCGCGTACACCGACGCGCTGGCGAACCATCCGGACTACCTGGCCTGGCTGCTGCGGCACCCCGACTTCGGCGCGCAGCCGGCGGCGGCCGGTGGGGTGCGAACCGCCTGA
- a CDS encoding hemerythrin domain-containing protein — translation MSVSLPPLPPGAGDAYRPGGRNLDDIVAGEHRALLGLAGRLTEPGLPAARRREVLDVLTAALSRHLSAEEQYLFPATRAAVPESAELVDREIAADAALLTALKGLSGPEDPALADVTDRVRRHVDRVATLVTRLRRVATEVELIRLGNRWEIAEEAAPTRPHPDTPATPPWNKLVEPALGVLDKVRDVVTGRRTRLPGRARRRAR, via the coding sequence TTGAGCGTCTCCCTGCCGCCGCTGCCGCCCGGCGCCGGCGACGCGTACCGGCCGGGTGGTCGGAACCTGGACGACATCGTGGCCGGGGAGCACCGGGCGCTGCTCGGCCTGGCCGGGCGGCTCACCGAACCGGGCCTGCCGGCCGCCCGCCGCCGGGAGGTGCTCGACGTGCTCACCGCCGCGCTTTCCCGGCATCTCTCCGCCGAGGAGCAGTACCTCTTCCCCGCCACCCGCGCCGCCGTGCCGGAGAGCGCGGAGCTGGTGGACCGGGAGATCGCGGCGGACGCGGCGCTGCTCACCGCCCTGAAGGGACTGTCCGGGCCGGAGGACCCGGCGCTGGCGGACGTGACCGACCGGGTCCGCCGGCACGTCGACCGGGTCGCCACGCTGGTCACGCGGCTGCGTCGGGTGGCCACCGAGGTCGAGCTGATCCGGCTCGGCAACCGGTGGGAGATCGCCGAGGAGGCGGCGCCGACCCGGCCGCACCCGGACACCCCGGCCACCCCGCCGTGGAACAAGCTCGTCGAGCCGGCGCTGGGCGTACTGGACAAGGTCCGCGACGTGGTGACCGGCCGGCGTACCCGCCTGCCGGGCCGGGCGCGGCGCCGGGCGCGCTGA
- a CDS encoding M20/M25/M40 family metallo-hydrolase, whose protein sequence is MTSDAASALPDPTDEVVDLCRDLLRIDTTNTGDNDTSVGERRAAEYVAAKLAEVGVDAEIHESAPGRANVVARIAGTDPGRDALLVHGHLDVVPADPDEWSVHPFSGEIRDGYLWGRGAIDMKDFDAMVLAVVRGWQRTGVRPSRDIVLAFTADEEAGSDYGAHYLTREHRGVFDGCTEAIGEVGGFSYSVDEQQRLYLIETAEKGLDWLRLHAKGRPGHGSMVHDDNAVVALAEAVARIGRHRFPVVVTDTVRAFLAEVSDVLGIEIDPDDPETAIAKLGPIANIIGATIRNTANPTRLDAGYKDNVIPGRATATIDCRSLPGQSELLERQLRELIGPDIAIEYIQRQPALETTFDGDLVEAMSAALRAEDPGARPVPYMLSGGTDAKAFSQLGIRCFGFAPLRLPADLNFSGLFHGIDERVPLDGLQFGVRVLDRFLRSC, encoded by the coding sequence ATGACGAGCGACGCCGCCTCCGCCCTTCCCGACCCCACCGACGAGGTCGTGGACCTCTGCCGCGACCTGCTGCGCATCGACACCACCAACACCGGGGACAACGACACCAGCGTCGGGGAGCGGCGCGCCGCGGAGTACGTCGCGGCGAAGCTCGCCGAGGTCGGGGTCGACGCGGAGATCCACGAGTCCGCGCCGGGCCGGGCCAACGTGGTCGCCCGGATCGCCGGCACCGACCCGGGGCGGGACGCCCTGCTGGTGCACGGCCACCTCGACGTGGTGCCCGCCGACCCGGACGAGTGGTCGGTGCACCCGTTCTCCGGCGAGATCCGCGACGGCTACCTGTGGGGCCGCGGTGCGATCGACATGAAGGACTTCGACGCGATGGTGCTCGCCGTCGTGCGCGGCTGGCAGCGCACCGGGGTACGCCCCTCGCGGGACATCGTGCTCGCCTTCACCGCCGACGAGGAGGCCGGCAGCGACTACGGTGCGCACTACCTCACCCGCGAGCACCGCGGCGTCTTCGACGGCTGCACCGAGGCGATCGGCGAGGTCGGCGGCTTCTCGTACTCGGTCGACGAGCAGCAGCGGCTCTACCTGATCGAGACCGCCGAGAAGGGCCTCGACTGGCTGCGCCTGCACGCCAAGGGCCGCCCCGGCCACGGCTCGATGGTGCACGACGACAACGCGGTCGTCGCGCTCGCCGAGGCGGTCGCCCGGATCGGCCGACACCGCTTCCCCGTGGTCGTCACCGACACCGTACGCGCGTTCCTGGCGGAGGTCTCCGACGTACTCGGCATCGAGATCGACCCGGACGACCCGGAGACCGCGATCGCCAAGCTCGGCCCGATCGCCAACATCATCGGCGCCACCATCCGCAACACCGCCAACCCGACCCGGCTCGACGCCGGCTACAAGGACAACGTCATCCCCGGCCGGGCCACCGCCACCATCGACTGCCGCAGCCTGCCCGGCCAGTCCGAGCTGCTGGAGCGGCAGCTGCGGGAGCTGATCGGCCCGGACATCGCCATCGAGTACATCCAGCGCCAGCCCGCCCTGGAGACCACCTTCGACGGCGACCTGGTCGAGGCCATGTCCGCCGCGCTGCGCGCCGAGGACCCGGGCGCCCGCCCGGTGCCCTACATGCTCTCCGGCGGCACCGACGCCAAGGCGTTCTCCCAGCTCGGCATCCGCTGCTTCGGCTTCGCGCCGCTTCGGCTGCCCGCCGACCTCAATTTCTCCGGCCTGTTCCATGGCATCGACGAGCGGGTTCCACTGGACGGACTACAGTTCGGCGTGCGGGTTCTCGACCGGTTTCTCCGCAGCTGCTAA
- a CDS encoding DUF5703 family protein: MDYEYAPLRLPPNVDRVTAAAQLAIQAEFSGWELARVRLYRDGTRQVMLRRRLVNQPQPGLSY, translated from the coding sequence ATGGACTACGAATACGCGCCGCTGCGGTTGCCACCGAACGTCGACCGGGTGACCGCCGCGGCGCAGTTGGCGATCCAGGCGGAGTTCTCCGGCTGGGAGTTGGCCCGGGTGCGGCTGTACCGGGACGGCACGCGGCAGGTGATGCTGCGCCGCCGCCTGGTCAACCAGCCGCAGCCGGGCCTGTCGTATTAG